Proteins from a genomic interval of Candidatus Polarisedimenticolia bacterium:
- a CDS encoding glycosyltransferase family 39 protein → MKSALARLNDRLNRLSAARFYALLAGMALLIEALWVLGAIFVAHLPDAWLGSESYGIIGRNLLEHGRYSLDGARLTAYRPPLYPLFLAAMIEIFGKSWITGTILTQAALMLVATALLALSLQRLFADRLAVLLGVLLLVTDITLVKGSLVELETTVLVAVLMAFFYLLIRGRWSIASLAGLSALAALAHLTRPTGLLVLPSLLLVFISIWRSGASSAVLLRSAAALALPFMILVAPWQYFMYREIKTLTILSSTAGGYNLYKGNNPDILTICPYVLWDDYEPWMQRALSESGVSEADEVATDKFFRAKAVQFIKANPGTAIKAAFVKLAGLYSPYPTPLGYGDLVDVNGRVAIRNYRWRSTVWNWLECLQMSLVLLGALLFTLNAMRRRGPRQPGLVHVWMFLALSSVMQAVTVGSTLYRLPLDPLLILLAAGFYAGWARGLGHRAGAEGTLPVPASEEALPPGARRPGAFLVPSSAP, encoded by the coding sequence TTGAAGTCGGCGCTGGCCAGGCTGAACGATCGGCTGAATCGACTCTCCGCCGCGCGGTTCTACGCCCTGCTGGCCGGAATGGCACTGCTCATCGAGGCGCTGTGGGTGCTCGGGGCGATCTTCGTCGCACACCTCCCCGACGCGTGGCTCGGCAGCGAGAGCTATGGCATCATCGGCCGGAATCTCCTCGAGCACGGACGCTACTCGCTCGACGGAGCCCGCCTCACCGCCTACCGGCCGCCGCTTTACCCGCTGTTCCTCGCCGCCATGATCGAGATCTTCGGCAAGAGCTGGATCACCGGAACGATCCTTACCCAGGCCGCGCTGATGCTCGTGGCGACCGCCCTGCTGGCGTTGAGCCTCCAGCGGCTTTTTGCGGATCGACTGGCCGTTCTGCTGGGCGTGCTCTTGCTGGTTACGGACATCACCCTGGTCAAGGGTTCCTTGGTTGAGCTCGAAACCACCGTCTTGGTCGCGGTTCTGATGGCCTTTTTTTACCTCCTGATCCGCGGCCGCTGGTCCATCGCAAGCCTCGCCGGCCTGTCGGCGCTGGCCGCGCTCGCCCACCTGACTCGTCCGACCGGCCTGCTGGTGCTGCCGTCGCTCCTGCTCGTCTTCATCTCCATCTGGCGTTCGGGCGCAAGTTCCGCGGTTCTGCTTCGCAGCGCCGCCGCCCTGGCGCTCCCTTTTATGATCCTTGTCGCGCCGTGGCAGTATTTCATGTACCGTGAGATCAAGACCCTCACCATCCTGTCGTCCACCGCAGGCGGCTACAATCTCTACAAAGGCAACAATCCCGACATTCTGACGATATGCCCCTACGTCTTGTGGGACGATTACGAACCCTGGATGCAGCGGGCCCTCAGCGAGAGCGGCGTTTCGGAAGCGGACGAAGTGGCCACCGATAAATTCTTCAGAGCGAAAGCGGTGCAGTTCATCAAGGCGAACCCCGGTACGGCTATCAAGGCCGCCTTCGTCAAGCTGGCCGGGCTCTATTCGCCCTACCCCACGCCGCTCGGCTATGGAGACTTGGTCGACGTCAATGGGCGCGTCGCCATTAGGAATTACCGCTGGCGCTCCACCGTCTGGAACTGGTTGGAGTGCCTCCAAATGAGCCTCGTGCTGCTCGGTGCCTTGCTGTTCACCCTGAATGCCATGCGCCGCCGCGGGCCGCGCCAGCCGGGGCTTGTCCACGTCTGGATGTTCCTGGCACTCTCGAGCGTGATGCAAGCCGTCACCGTCGGGAGCACCCTCTACCGCCTGCCGCTGGATCCCCTCCTGATTCTCCTGGCGGCCGGCTTCTACGCCGGCTGGGCGCGGGGGCTTGGCCATCGCGCTGGTGCCGAAGGGACGCTTCCCGTCCCGGCCTCGGAAGAGGCCCTTCCGCCGGGTGCCCGTAGGCCTGGCGCATTCCTCGTGCCGTCATCAGCGCCCTGA
- the sucC gene encoding ADP-forming succinate--CoA ligase subunit beta: MKIHEYQAKNLLRKFGIAVPEGEVCFSPQEAVKAALRLGEPPYVLKAQVHAGGRGKGGGIKVARSAQEVERLARDMIGMSLVTPQTGPEGKRVRRLLVEEGLEIAREIYLGVVVDRATSMPVVMASAEGGVEIEEVARRSPEKILRAPVRSGAGFRPYQARDLAFGLGLGAVSERGAALMLALVRAFEDLDASLAEINPLVVTKSGQVVALDAKINFDDNALFRHPEVRELRDVEEEEPLEVEASRHGLNYIKLHGNVGCMVNGAGLAMATMDLIQLSGGAPANFLDVGGGASAEQVTGAFRILLSDANVRAVLINIFGGIMRCDIVAEGVVAAAKQMGVKAPMVVRLEGTNVEEGRRILRESGLNFTVADGMADAAQKVVVLARSTS; encoded by the coding sequence GTGAAAATTCACGAATATCAGGCGAAGAATCTCCTCAGGAAATTCGGCATCGCCGTGCCCGAGGGAGAAGTCTGCTTCAGTCCGCAGGAAGCGGTGAAGGCGGCCCTGCGTCTCGGGGAGCCCCCCTACGTCCTGAAGGCGCAGGTCCACGCCGGCGGCAGAGGGAAAGGGGGCGGCATCAAGGTCGCCCGCTCGGCCCAGGAGGTCGAGCGCCTGGCGCGCGACATGATCGGGATGTCCCTCGTGACGCCTCAGACCGGCCCCGAAGGCAAGAGAGTGCGCCGTCTGCTGGTGGAGGAGGGCCTGGAGATTGCCCGTGAGATCTATCTCGGAGTGGTCGTGGATCGCGCCACCTCGATGCCCGTGGTGATGGCCTCCGCCGAGGGAGGCGTCGAAATCGAGGAAGTGGCGCGCCGGTCGCCGGAGAAGATCCTGCGCGCGCCCGTTCGGTCTGGCGCCGGGTTCCGGCCGTATCAGGCCCGTGATCTCGCTTTCGGGCTCGGGCTCGGCGCGGTGAGCGAGCGAGGCGCCGCCCTGATGCTGGCCCTCGTCCGCGCCTTCGAGGATCTGGACGCGTCGCTCGCCGAGATCAACCCTCTCGTCGTCACGAAGAGCGGCCAAGTGGTGGCTCTCGACGCCAAGATCAACTTCGACGACAACGCTCTCTTCCGGCACCCCGAGGTCCGCGAGCTTCGGGACGTTGAGGAGGAAGAGCCTCTGGAAGTGGAGGCTTCGCGCCATGGCCTGAACTACATCAAGCTTCACGGCAACGTCGGATGCATGGTGAACGGGGCCGGCTTGGCCATGGCTACCATGGATCTGATTCAGCTCTCGGGGGGCGCGCCCGCGAATTTTCTGGACGTCGGCGGCGGGGCCAGCGCGGAGCAGGTCACCGGGGCCTTCCGGATCCTTCTCTCCGACGCGAACGTCCGGGCCGTCCTGATCAACATCTTCGGCGGGATTATGCGCTGCGACATCGTCGCCGAGGGTGTCGTGGCCGCGGCGAAGCAGATGGGAGTGAAGGCGCCGATGGTGGTGCGCCTGGAAGGAACGAACGTCGAAGAGGGGCGGCGCATCCTGCGGGAGTCCGGTCTCAACTTCACCGTCGCCGACGGGATGGCCGACGCCGCCCAAAAGGTCGTCGTGCTCGCGAGATCGACCTCATGA
- the sucD gene encoding succinate--CoA ligase subunit alpha, producing the protein MSILVGRETRLLVQGITGREGTFHTRQAVAYGTRVVAGVTPGKGGTALDGIPVFDTVREAVSKTGANASVIFVPPSFAADAIMEAADAELPVVACITEGIPTLDMVRVKAFLAGRKTRLVGPNCPGIITPGECKIGIMPGAIHAPGAVGVISRSGTLTYEAVSQLTGLGIGQSTCLGIGGDPIIGTQFVDALALFREDATTKGIVLIGEIGGTAEEEAALYIRKHVSVPVVAFIAGRTAPPGKRMGHAGAIISGGRGTAAEKVEALRSAGIRVVDSPAGIGQAMAEALAARPRPSTSS; encoded by the coding sequence ATGAGCATCCTGGTCGGCCGCGAAACCCGGCTTCTCGTGCAGGGGATCACCGGACGGGAGGGAACGTTCCACACGCGGCAGGCGGTCGCCTACGGGACCCGCGTGGTGGCGGGCGTCACCCCGGGCAAGGGAGGCACGGCGCTCGACGGGATTCCCGTCTTTGACACCGTGCGGGAGGCCGTCTCGAAAACGGGCGCGAACGCCTCGGTAATCTTCGTGCCTCCTTCGTTCGCCGCCGACGCCATCATGGAGGCCGCCGACGCGGAGCTTCCGGTGGTCGCCTGCATCACCGAAGGGATTCCGACGCTCGACATGGTCCGGGTCAAGGCCTTCCTGGCGGGGCGGAAGACGCGGCTCGTGGGCCCGAACTGCCCCGGCATCATCACCCCCGGCGAATGCAAGATCGGGATCATGCCCGGCGCGATCCACGCCCCGGGGGCTGTGGGGGTCATCTCGCGCAGCGGCACGCTCACCTACGAGGCCGTGTCCCAGCTGACCGGGCTTGGCATCGGACAGAGCACTTGTCTCGGGATCGGCGGCGATCCGATCATTGGGACGCAGTTCGTCGACGCCCTGGCGCTATTCCGCGAGGACGCCACCACGAAGGGGATCGTGCTGATCGGGGAGATTGGCGGCACGGCGGAAGAAGAGGCGGCCCTCTACATCCGGAAACACGTGAGCGTGCCGGTGGTCGCCTTCATCGCGGGGCGCACCGCGCCTCCTGGAAAGAGGATGGGTCACGCCGGGGCGATCATCTCGGGAGGGCGCGGCACGGCGGCGGAGAAAGTGGAGGCGCTGCGCTCCGCCGGGATCCGCGTCGTGGACAGCCCCGCCGGAATCGGACAAGCCATGGCCGAGGCCCTTGCCGCGCGTCCGAGGCCGTCCACTTCCTCTTAG
- the ndk gene encoding nucleoside-diphosphate kinase, producing MERTLTIIKPDGVAANLVGEVIRRLEAKGLRPAAMKLLRLSPDQAAGFYHVHRERGFFDSLVGFMTSGPVVVMVLEGDGAIARLRELMGATDPAKAAAGTIRKDFASSIEKNIIHGSDSAESAEFEIGYFFNRLEICRR from the coding sequence ATGGAGCGCACCCTCACCATCATCAAGCCCGACGGCGTCGCCGCGAATCTCGTGGGCGAGGTGATCCGGCGGCTGGAGGCGAAGGGCCTCCGCCCCGCCGCCATGAAGTTGCTGCGCCTGAGCCCGGATCAGGCCGCGGGCTTCTACCACGTCCACCGCGAACGCGGATTCTTCGATAGCCTGGTCGGATTCATGACCTCGGGGCCGGTGGTCGTCATGGTCCTGGAAGGGGACGGAGCGATCGCGAGGCTTCGCGAGCTCATGGGAGCGACCGACCCCGCCAAAGCGGCGGCGGGGACGATCCGGAAGGACTTCGCCTCCTCCATCGAGAAGAACATCATCCACGGCTCCGACTCCGCCGAGTCTGCCGAATTCGAAATCGGCTACTTCTTCAACCGCCTCGAGATCTGCCGGCGCTGA
- a CDS encoding ABC transporter ATP-binding protein codes for MKDLFRLLRYARPYLGKLLIALACAALSSLVILALVSLVLPLVNEVFPEAGGILPHHGSAKFNALEYSDKVLGEGWITRYSSFGKRLVEKGRDTTFLSIAVLILFLYLVKGVLTYFSAYYVRYVGLQTILDLRRDLYARIHRQGLAFFSSHPTGLLISRMTSDIARMQRTVSGDLADIFRLGFIIIGQVIWVFYLYWKLSAVCLVILPLVVYPIVRFGRRLKVTSRFSQEKMAEVTNILKETIAGNRIVKGFGMEDYEVRRFAEALRKVQRQELRGARMVSLSPPIMEMVGALAAALLIGYGGYQIARGAVNPGEFSSFLISLIWLYASVKNLAKINNDFQQSMAATRRVFEMIDADLEIREKPGAVEMPPFRSAIRFQDVSFTYGSKPVLEGVNLEVGAGKVVAIVGSSGAGKTTLVNLLPRFYDVTGGAILIDGRDVRDVTLASLRRQIGIVTQEVLLFDDTVRNNIAYGRQDVSLADVEAAARAAYAHDFILRLPLGYDMRLGEAGHLLSVGERQRISIARALLKDSPILILDEATSALDTESEAMVQKALNNLMQGRTVFVIAHRLSTVRNADVITVLEQGRIVEQGSHDALLARRGAYARLYELQFREGAASTS; via the coding sequence ATGAAGGATCTGTTCCGCCTCCTGCGCTACGCCCGCCCCTACCTGGGCAAGCTGCTCATCGCCCTGGCCTGCGCGGCCCTCTCCTCGCTCGTCATCCTGGCGCTCGTCAGTCTGGTCCTCCCTCTGGTCAATGAGGTCTTCCCGGAAGCGGGCGGCATCCTGCCGCACCACGGGAGCGCGAAGTTCAACGCCCTGGAATACTCCGACAAGGTCCTGGGAGAGGGCTGGATCACCCGCTACTCGTCGTTCGGGAAGAGGCTCGTCGAAAAGGGGAGGGACACCACGTTCCTCTCGATCGCCGTCCTCATCCTGTTTCTCTACCTGGTCAAGGGCGTCCTGACCTATTTCAGCGCTTACTACGTCCGGTACGTCGGGCTCCAGACGATCCTCGATCTGCGCCGGGACCTCTACGCGCGGATACACCGCCAGGGGCTCGCCTTCTTCTCGTCTCATCCCACCGGGCTGCTGATCTCCCGGATGACCTCCGACATCGCCCGGATGCAGCGGACGGTCTCCGGGGATCTCGCTGACATCTTCCGGCTGGGCTTCATCATCATCGGCCAGGTGATCTGGGTCTTCTATCTGTACTGGAAGCTCTCGGCCGTCTGCCTCGTAATCCTGCCGCTCGTCGTGTATCCGATCGTGCGCTTCGGACGCCGGCTGAAGGTCACCAGCCGCTTCAGTCAGGAGAAGATGGCGGAAGTCACGAACATCCTCAAGGAGACGATCGCCGGGAACCGAATCGTGAAGGGCTTCGGGATGGAGGACTACGAAGTCCGGCGCTTCGCGGAGGCGCTGCGGAAAGTCCAGCGGCAGGAGCTGCGGGGCGCCCGGATGGTCTCGCTCTCGCCTCCGATCATGGAGATGGTGGGGGCGCTCGCCGCCGCCCTGCTCATCGGATACGGGGGATACCAGATCGCCCGCGGCGCGGTGAACCCGGGCGAGTTCAGCAGCTTCCTCATCTCCCTGATCTGGCTGTACGCCTCCGTGAAGAACCTGGCCAAGATCAACAACGACTTCCAGCAGTCGATGGCCGCGACCCGGCGGGTCTTCGAGATGATCGACGCGGACCTGGAGATCCGCGAGAAGCCGGGAGCCGTCGAGATGCCTCCCTTCCGGTCGGCGATCCGGTTTCAGGACGTGTCGTTCACCTATGGGAGCAAGCCGGTCCTGGAAGGGGTGAACCTGGAGGTCGGCGCCGGAAAGGTCGTGGCGATCGTCGGCAGCAGCGGCGCCGGGAAAACGACGCTGGTGAACCTCCTGCCCCGCTTCTACGATGTGACCGGCGGCGCGATCCTGATCGACGGCCGGGACGTCCGCGACGTCACGCTCGCCTCGCTGCGGCGGCAGATCGGCATCGTCACCCAGGAGGTTCTCCTCTTCGACGACACGGTGAGGAACAACATCGCCTACGGCCGCCAGGACGTTTCGCTCGCCGACGTCGAAGCGGCCGCGCGGGCCGCCTACGCGCATGACTTCATCCTGCGGCTGCCCCTCGGCTACGACATGCGCCTCGGTGAGGCGGGTCACCTTCTCTCCGTCGGGGAGCGCCAGCGGATTTCGATCGCCAGGGCGCTGCTCAAGGACTCTCCGATCCTGATCCTGGATGAAGCCACCTCCGCGCTCGACACCGAATCGGAGGCGATGGTCCAGAAGGCCCTCAACAACCTGATGCAAGGACGGACGGTCTTCGTCATCGCCCACCGCCTCTCCACCGTGAGAAACGCCGACGTCATCACCGTCCTGGAGCAGGGGCGGATCGTGGAGCAAGGGAGCCACGACGCGCTCCTTGCCCGTCGCGGGGCGTACGCGCGGCTGTACGAGCTCCAATTCCGTGAGGGCGCGGCTTCGACGTCATGA
- a CDS encoding glycosyltransferase family 39 protein, protein MTWDARYRLILLSACLALFTANLGGRDFWEPDEPRYAGIARGIVESGNYLSLTENGRPYTHKPPLYFWLLAAVGSLGPGVTPLSARIPNSLLALAAVFLLYRLGRDHFSPLAGLFGALVLATTQRFFLEARWVHLDMLLTLCVLWALDESFRALERQERWRWALVYLAAGLGCLTKGPVALAIPGAVLITFLASTRELSRLKETGWWWGIPAALLPAGLWLWVFSRSAGFDPGGVVRIHVFRRLWEGVHHPRPLYYYFLSLPLEFLPWTPFLAGAVVSTFPRLGGAKSRPTLFLYAWIVGGLALFSLAAEKRPSYLLPILPPLALLIGLLFENYLIRWDAAPIRKWIGAPLLAYSAVCLGGVLWIPFGAKAHSGLAERLLPVGILYIVAFAAALTALRLGRRGATLVLLLAGFWGGYLWIAGSLLPWLNGYKSARPFSERILSRIGPAPLGIFKDYNAGFGFYTRRRMQVIRRSADLEGFLSQPGVAFCLVPSGDYDHLRRQIPLREWDREAVGHRVFVLVSRAEAASPPPIILKSPSPRRMP, encoded by the coding sequence ATGACCTGGGACGCGCGCTACCGCCTGATCCTCCTCAGCGCCTGCCTCGCCCTGTTCACCGCCAATTTGGGGGGCCGCGATTTCTGGGAGCCCGACGAGCCGCGCTACGCCGGGATCGCGCGCGGCATCGTCGAGTCCGGGAATTATCTGAGCCTGACAGAGAACGGCCGCCCCTACACTCACAAGCCGCCTCTCTACTTCTGGCTGCTCGCGGCCGTGGGGAGCCTCGGGCCGGGTGTGACGCCGCTGAGCGCCCGAATACCGAACAGCCTTCTGGCGCTCGCTGCCGTCTTCCTCCTGTACCGGCTGGGCAGGGATCATTTCTCCCCCCTCGCCGGCCTGTTCGGCGCGCTGGTCCTGGCCACGACGCAGCGCTTCTTCCTCGAGGCGCGGTGGGTTCATCTCGACATGCTCCTGACTCTTTGCGTGCTCTGGGCGCTCGACGAGTCGTTCCGGGCGCTGGAGCGGCAGGAGCGCTGGCGGTGGGCCCTGGTCTACCTGGCGGCCGGCCTCGGTTGCTTGACGAAGGGGCCGGTGGCGCTCGCCATCCCGGGGGCGGTCCTGATCACGTTCCTCGCCTCCACCCGCGAGCTCTCCCGGTTGAAGGAAACGGGATGGTGGTGGGGAATTCCGGCCGCGCTCCTGCCGGCGGGCCTTTGGCTCTGGGTCTTCTCTCGAAGCGCGGGATTCGATCCCGGCGGAGTGGTGCGGATCCACGTCTTCCGGCGACTCTGGGAAGGGGTCCATCACCCGCGCCCCTTGTATTACTACTTCCTGTCTCTTCCGCTGGAATTCCTTCCCTGGACCCCGTTTCTCGCCGGGGCCGTCGTCTCGACCTTTCCGCGCTTGGGCGGCGCCAAGAGCCGTCCGACCCTGTTCCTCTACGCTTGGATCGTGGGCGGACTCGCTCTGTTCAGCCTGGCGGCGGAGAAGCGCCCTTCCTACCTCCTGCCGATCCTCCCGCCCCTGGCCCTGCTGATCGGCCTGCTGTTCGAGAATTACCTGATCCGGTGGGATGCCGCCCCGATCCGCAAGTGGATCGGCGCGCCTTTGCTCGCCTACAGCGCCGTCTGCCTGGGAGGAGTGCTTTGGATCCCTTTCGGCGCGAAGGCGCACTCCGGCCTGGCGGAGCGTCTTTTGCCGGTCGGGATCCTTTACATCGTGGCCTTCGCCGCGGCGCTCACGGCGCTGCGCCTCGGCCGGCGCGGCGCGACCCTCGTTCTGCTTCTGGCGGGGTTCTGGGGAGGGTATCTCTGGATCGCCGGATCGCTCTTGCCGTGGCTGAATGGCTACAAGTCGGCCCGGCCCTTCAGCGAGCGAATCCTCTCGCGGATCGGTCCGGCCCCCCTCGGCATCTTCAAGGATTACAACGCCGGTTTTGGGTTCTATACGCGGCGACGGATGCAAGTGATCCGCAGGAGCGCCGATCTCGAAGGATTCCTTTCCCAGCCGGGCGTCGCTTTCTGCCTGGTCCCGTCAGGCGACTACGACCATCTCCGCCGCCAGATCCCGCTGCGCGAATGGGATCGGGAAGCGGTCGGTCACCGCGTATTCGTTCTGGTCTCACGCGCGGAAGCGGCCTCGCCCCCCCCCATAATCCTCAAGTCGCCCTCCCCGAGACGAATGCCTTGA